TGAAGTACCGGACCCCCGTCTTCCTGCTCTCCGACGGCTACCTCGCCAACGGCGCCGAACCGTGGCGCATCCCCGACGTGGCGTCCCTGCCCGACCTGCGGCCGTTCGTCGACTTCGCCAGCGGGCCCAACGCGGGGGAGGAGTTCTGGCCGTTCAAGCGGGACGAGGGCACGCTCGCCCGGCCCTGGGCCATCCCCGGCACCCCCGGACTGGAGCACCGCATCGGCGGCCTCGAGAAGGCCGACGGCCTGGGCAACATCTCCTACGACCCCGACAACCACCATCGGATGACGGTGCTGCGGCAGCAGAAGATCGCCGGCATCGCCGCGGACATCCCGCAGCTGGAGGTCGACGGCGACGTCGACGCCGAGGTCCTCGTGGCCGGCTGGGGCTCGACGTACGGCCCCATCCGTCAGGCGGTCCGCAAGGTCCGGCGAGACGGGCGACGGGTCGCCCGGGTGCACTTCCGGCACCTCAACCCCTTCCCGGCAAACACCGCGGAGGTGCTCGGCCGCTACAAGCGGATCGTGGTGCCCGAGATGAACACCGGACAGCTGTCCATGCTGCTCCGGGCGCAGTACCTGGTGGACGCCCGCGGCTACAACCGCGTGCGCGGCCTGCCGTTCACCACCCAGGAGCTGCAAGCCGAGCTGGAAGCCCACATCGACGAGGTGACCGAGTGACCACGAGCACAATGAACGAGCTGCCGCAGTACTCCAGGAAGGCTCTGTCCCCCGCTCCGCTCGGGCCGTTCTCTGCCACGGAGGCCACACGATGACCACTGCCGAACTGCCCCAGTACTCCAAGAAGGACTTCACCTCCGACCAGGAGGTGCGCTGGTGTCCGGGCTGCGGGGACTACTCGATCCTCGCCAACGTCCAGGCGACGATGCCCGACCTCGGCGCGCGCAAGGAGGACGTCGTGTTCATCTCGGGGATCGGCTGCTCCAGCCGCTTCCCGTACTACATGGACACCTACGGCTTCCACTCCATCCACGGGCGTGCGCCGGCGATCGCGACCGGGGTGGCGACCGCCAACCCCAACCTGAAGGTCTTCGTCGTGACCGGTGACGGCGACGGCCTGTCGATCGGCGGCAACCACCTGATCCATGCGCTGCGCCGAAACGCCAACCTGACGATCATCATGTTCAACAACCAGATCTACGGGTTGACGAAGGGCCAGTACTCCCCGACGTCGGAGATCGGCAAGATCACCAAGTCGACGCCCTTCGGGTCACTCGATCACCCGTTCAACCCGGTGTCGGTCGCGATCGGGGCCGAGGCGACGTTCGTGGCGCGCTCCATCGACACCGAACGCGAGCACCTGCGGGAGATGATCGAGGCCGCCGCGGCCCACGAGGGAGCGGCGTTCATCGAGGTCTACCAGAACTGCAACATCTTCAACGACGGCGCGTTCGAGGTGCTCAAGGAGCATCCGGAGGAGAACCAGATCAGGCTGGTCCACGGCGAGCCGATCCGGTTCGGCAAGGACATGGAGCGCGGCATCACGATGTCGGCGAAGGCGCGCCCGGAGATCGTGGACGTCGCGGCGGTGGGGGAGGACAACATCATCGTCCACGACGCCCACCGCGAGGACTCCTCCTTCGCGTTCATGCTGTCACGGGTGGCGCACGGACCGACGACGCCGACGCCGATCGGGATCTTCCGACAGGTGCAGCGGCCGGTCTACGACGCCCAGGTGCAGGCCCAGGTCGACGCCGACGTCGCGCGGCGCGGCGAGGGCGACCTGGCGTCGCTGCTGGCCGGCAACGAGACCTGGACCGTCACCGAGTAGGCAGGCGTTCCTCGCAGGGTCGGCCCGGATCGCAGGTCCGGGTCGGCCTCCGCGTTGTCGGTCGACCTGCTCGTCGGCACGCCTCGTCGGTCAGGACGACAGCAGTCGGCGGATGTCCTCGTCGGTCACGACGCCGGGGACTGACGACGCCGTGTCCTCGTGTGCGTCCACCGCGCCGTCGTGGTCCTCGTCGGGCCCGTGCAGGCCGTCACCGCCGGCGGCCGAGGCATCGGGTCGGGGTTGACGGTCTCCACCCAGGGCGTTGGCGACTCCCTCCAGCCGGGCCGCCGCCGCGCCTGCCTCGGCTGCGCGGGCCGAGGTGCGGACGCTGGTCGCGGCGAGCTCCTCGATGCTGGTGGAGATGGCGGTGGTCGCCCGTGACGCGTTGCCCATCGACTGGCTGATCGCCTCGGTGGCGGCGGTCTGCTCCTCCACCGTTGCGGCGATGGCGGTGGACAGCCCGGCCAGGTGGCTGATCACGTCCTGGATGCGGGTGATGCTCGTGGCCGCGGCGTCGCTGTCGGCCTGGATCGCGGTGATGCTTGCCCCGATCTCCCTCGTGGCGGCTGCGGTCTTCTGCGACAGGTCCTTGACCTCGTTGGCGACCACGACGAACCCGCGGCCCGCCTCACCGGCCCGGGCAGCCTCGATGGTGGCGTTGAGGGCCAGCATGTTGGTCTGCCCGGCGATGGCGGTGATGGTGTCGAGCACGGTGCCGATGCGAGTGCTGGAGTTGTCGAGGCGGGCGACCGATTCGGTGGTCTCCTCGGCCGTGGCCACCGCGGACTCGGCGGCGGCGAGGGCATCCTGGGCACGACGGGCGACGTCGTGGATGGATCCGTTCAGCTGCTCGATGGCGACGGCGACGGACCGCACGCTGGCGTCCACGTCGTGGGAAGCGGCGTTGGCAGCCGCAGCGCGGTCGGTGACCTGGGCAGCCTCGGTCCCCATCAGGTGGCTCAGGTCGACCAGCTCGGTGGAGGACGCGCCGAGCGCCGCGACGCTGCCGTCGACCTGGCGGGCAACGTTCTTGCTGAGCAGCCAGCCGCCGATCACGGCGAGCACGCCGGCGACGAGGGTGCCCAGGGTGATGGCCCGGGCCCTCGCAGCGGCAGCGTCGAACTGGGCATCCGCCTCGGCGACGGCAGCGGTGGTGGCCTCGGTGACGGCGGCCAGCGCCTCCTCGAACTCCAGGCGCTGCGCCAGCGGGTTGATGAACGCCATCATCTGGGCGCTGAACGGGTCACGGGTGTAGAGGTCGAACTCCTCCTCGAGGCTGTCGGTCCACGCGACGAACGCCTCGTTGACGGGCGTCAGCAGCCCGACGGCGTCGGGGTTGACCCCGGCAGCGGCATCGAGGTGGTCACGGACGGCCGGGAGATGCTCCACCCGGACCTCCTCGACGAACCGCGAGTTGCCGGCCAGCAGGTAGCCCCGCTCGGCGGTCGCGGCACGGCTGGCGTCCAGCGCCGCACCCTCGACATGGGTCAGGATCGCGAACTGCTCGTCGACGAACTCGCGATGCAGGGTGCTCAGCGACCGGACCTGCACGAGGGACAGGGTGGAGGCGACGACCATGACGATGGCGAGCAGGCCCACGCCGATCAGGACCTTGTGGCGAACGCTGAACCCTGGCATGCGACCTCTTTCGTGACCGTGGTGATGACGGCTGCGTCCCCGGACTGATCGGCGAGGGTGCCGGGGATGTGAGCTGCGGTTCGGCGGCAGCGGAAGGGCGTGGCATGATCGCGTGGCGATGAAGATCCTCATGGTGGCCGACCACGCGTCGGTGGCAGCCCAGGTCCGTACGGCCGTGGAGGGCTGGGATGCCTCAACGGTGTTCCAGGTCTCGACGCCCCAGCGGGCGATCGCCCTGCTCGACGAGGGCGAGTCCTACGACGTCGTCGTCGCTGACAACGACACCCACCCCACCGGTGGGCTGGCGCTGACCCGGGA
This genomic window from Euzebya rosea contains:
- a CDS encoding 2-oxoacid:ferredoxin oxidoreductase subunit beta → MTTAELPQYSKKDFTSDQEVRWCPGCGDYSILANVQATMPDLGARKEDVVFISGIGCSSRFPYYMDTYGFHSIHGRAPAIATGVATANPNLKVFVVTGDGDGLSIGGNHLIHALRRNANLTIIMFNNQIYGLTKGQYSPTSEIGKITKSTPFGSLDHPFNPVSVAIGAEATFVARSIDTEREHLREMIEAAAAHEGAAFIEVYQNCNIFNDGAFEVLKEHPEENQIRLVHGEPIRFGKDMERGITMSAKARPEIVDVAAVGEDNIIVHDAHREDSSFAFMLSRVAHGPTTPTPIGIFRQVQRPVYDAQVQAQVDADVARRGEGDLASLLAGNETWTVTE
- a CDS encoding methyl-accepting chemotaxis protein: MPGFSVRHKVLIGVGLLAIVMVVASTLSLVQVRSLSTLHREFVDEQFAILTHVEGAALDASRAATAERGYLLAGNSRFVEEVRVEHLPAVRDHLDAAAGVNPDAVGLLTPVNEAFVAWTDSLEEEFDLYTRDPFSAQMMAFINPLAQRLEFEEALAAVTEATTAAVAEADAQFDAAAARARAITLGTLVAGVLAVIGGWLLSKNVARQVDGSVAALGASSTELVDLSHLMGTEAAQVTDRAAAANAASHDVDASVRSVAVAIEQLNGSIHDVARRAQDALAAAESAVATAEETTESVARLDNSSTRIGTVLDTITAIAGQTNMLALNATIEAARAGEAGRGFVVVANEVKDLSQKTAAATREIGASITAIQADSDAAATSITRIQDVISHLAGLSTAIAATVEEQTAATEAISQSMGNASRATTAISTSIEELAATSVRTSARAAEAGAAAARLEGVANALGGDRQPRPDASAAGGDGLHGPDEDHDGAVDAHEDTASSVPGVVTDEDIRRLLSS